Proteins encoded by one window of Primulina huaijiensis isolate GDHJ02 chromosome 1, ASM1229523v2, whole genome shotgun sequence:
- the LOC140989644 gene encoding uncharacterized protein, translated as MNFFKSILSGDPDPPKSDATSPDTAVEQPQDDRHQSGVIQDDSYDGWSFGGLIKTISTRSESVMETYRRDLKEFGLGLKKETGIIRDTASRAVKDLPASLEAGASAAQGALDGVMKSTADIISKETKNFMSDGESETPETNRSLNTGRYSRFEAQLSAIQCDLSTFCEEPEDVDDYKRWKLEFQLNERKDEIEGLIGDDGILESVYRKIVPREVDQETFWCRYFYRVDKLKQRERVRANLVKRAIAVGDDDEELSWDVEDDEDGETVVKAKGGDDMGASNGSLKPLEKLEGSNGGLRDDKEMKDFNVGDGSKDDVTESSKISVKEPSLSEKELKSDEVVEVKRDGDAKNERIVEKKINENMGVEEKVETGECGKGNDVSLALSHKSKVDEEEDLGWDEIEDVGSGDEKKILATSHGERPKTADMRKKLNATEDEDLNWDIEDDDEPAKP; from the coding sequence ATGAATTTCTTCAAATCCATCTTATCCGGCGATCCGGACCCTCCCAAATCCGATGCGACCAGCCCGGATACTGCCGTCGAACAACCTCAGGACGACCGGCATCAGAGCGGCGTCATACAGGATGATTCTTATGATGGATGGAGTTTTGGTGGTTTGATCAAGACAATATCAACCCGATCTGAATCGGTGATGGAAACATACCGCAGAGATCTCAAGGAATTCGGATTGGGTCTGAAAAAGGAGACTGGAATCATCCGAGACACTGCGAGCAGGGCGGTGAAGGATCTCCCGGCTTCTTTGGAAGCTGGCGCTTCAGCCGCACAAGGCGCGCTGGATGGAGTGATGAAATCAACGGCCGACATTATCTCTAAGGAAACAAAGAATTTTATGTCGGATGGGGAATCGGAGACGCCTGAAACTAACCGGAGCTTGAATACGGGTAGGTATAGTCGGTTTGAGGCTCAGTTGAGTGCGATTCAGTGTGATTTGAGCACTTTCTGTGAGGAGCCGGAGGATGTAGACGATTATAAGAGGTGGAAGTTGGAATTTCAGTTGAATGAGAGGAAGGATGAAATTGAGGGTTTGATTGGGGATGATGGAATCTTGGAGAGTGTTTATAGAAAGATTGTTCCGAGGGAGGTTGATCAAGAGACCTTTTGGTGTCGATATTTCTATAGAGTTGATAAGCTCAAGCAGCGGGAGAGGGTAAGAGCAAATCTCGTGAAAAGGGCTATTGCGGttggtgatgatgatgaagaattGTCCTGGGATGTTGAGGATGATGAAGACGGTGAGACTGTTGTGAAGGCAAAAGGGGGAGATGATATGGGAGCGAGTAATGGAAGTTTGAAACCTTTGGAAAAACTTGAGGGTTCAAATGGGGGTCTGCGAGATGACAAGGAAATGAAAGATTTCAATGTGGGCGATGGCAGTAAGGACGATGTGACGGAGTCAAGTAAGATAAGTGTAAAAGAACCATCTTTGAGTGAAAAAGAACTGAAGTCTGATGAAGTTGTTGAAGTGAAGAGAGATGGAGATGCGAAGAATGAACGAATTGTCGAAAAAAAGATTAATGAGAACATGGGTGTGGAAGAGAAGGTTGAAACAGGTGAATGTGGTAAAGGAAATGATGTTTCTTTGGCGTTGAGTCATAAATCAAAGGTGGATGAGGAGGAAGATCTAGGGTGGGATGAGATTGAGGACGTAGGAAGTGGCGATGAGAAGAAAATTTTGGCTACTAGTCATGGTGAGAGACCAAAAACTGCGGATATGAGGAAGAAGTTGAATGCTACAGAAGATGAGGATTTGAATTGGGACATTGAAGATGATGACGAGCCAGCAAAACCTTGA